Proteins from one Oscillatoria nigro-viridis PCC 7112 genomic window:
- the holA gene encoding DNA polymerase III subunit delta codes for MQIYLFWGEDDFAMAQAVTSLRQTVLDPNWASFNYDKIIADSAGAVVEGLDRALTPPFGTGSRFVWLANTTVTQQCSPELLAQFERTLPVIPPTTVLLLTSVKKPDSRLKSTKLISQSAQVREFSPIPPWNDKELAQRVRQVAGEMNVKLTATAIELLAQSIGSDTRQLYSELEKLLLFAGNRSQPLNPEEVAALVHCHAQNTFQLADAIREGNTSAALDLLAGLTGRSEPGLRIVAGLTGKFRTWLWVKAMIQAGDRDDKIAQALDLGNPKRVYYFRQEVKNASLEKLQKSLPLLLDLEASLKRGREENSTLQTKVIELSSLFR; via the coding sequence ATGCAAATTTACCTGTTTTGGGGGGAAGACGACTTTGCGATGGCCCAGGCTGTGACAAGTTTGCGCCAAACAGTCCTCGACCCCAACTGGGCTAGTTTTAACTATGACAAGATTATTGCCGATTCCGCCGGAGCTGTGGTCGAAGGGCTCGATCGAGCCTTAACGCCCCCCTTCGGTACCGGCAGCCGTTTTGTCTGGCTGGCAAATACGACTGTAACGCAGCAGTGCTCTCCCGAACTGTTAGCGCAATTTGAACGGACGCTGCCGGTGATTCCCCCTACCACCGTGCTGCTGCTGACATCCGTCAAAAAACCCGACAGCCGGCTCAAGTCTACCAAGTTAATTTCCCAGTCCGCCCAAGTGCGGGAATTTTCACCGATTCCGCCTTGGAATGACAAAGAATTAGCCCAGCGGGTGCGCCAAGTCGCCGGCGAAATGAACGTAAAATTGACAGCCACGGCGATCGAACTTTTGGCCCAATCCATTGGCAGCGATACTAGACAGCTATACAGCGAACTCGAAAAATTGCTGCTGTTTGCGGGCAACCGCAGCCAACCTCTGAACCCGGAGGAAGTTGCAGCACTGGTGCACTGTCACGCCCAGAATACCTTCCAGCTAGCCGATGCGATTCGCGAGGGCAATACCTCCGCCGCTTTGGATTTACTGGCCGGCTTAACTGGCCGCAGCGAGCCTGGTTTGAGGATTGTGGCTGGCTTGACAGGTAAGTTTCGGACTTGGCTGTGGGTAAAGGCGATGATCCAAGCGGGCGATCGCGATGATAAAATTGCTCAAGCTCTAGATCTCGGCAATCCGAAACGAGTATACTATTTTCGTCAAGAAGTCAAGAACGCCAGCTTAGAAAAACTGCAAAAGAGTTTGCCCTTGCTGCTAGACTTAGAAGCTTCTTTAAAACGGGGGCGAGAAGAAAACTCAACCCTGCAAACCAAAGTTATAGAACTTTCTAGCTTGTTTCGCTGA